In Gossypium raimondii isolate GPD5lz chromosome 12, ASM2569854v1, whole genome shotgun sequence, a single window of DNA contains:
- the LOC105762663 gene encoding autophagy-related protein 18a: protein MATLSAYPNTNTNTNTNFLSPTDQSNLDRESIPPMQNHPSAEPDSDANPNFHSPLLDPPDSVPPAVAPSSLLHLSFNQDHGCFAAGTDHGFRIYNCDPFREIFRRDFDRGGGIGVVEMLFRCNILALVGGGPDPQYPPNKVMIWDDHQSRCISELSFRSEVRSVRLRRDRIIVVLEQKIFVYNFVDLKLLHQIETIANPKGLCAVSQGAGSLVLVCPGLQKGQVRVEHYASKRTKFIMAHDSRIACFALSQDGQLLATASTKGTLVRIYNTIDGSLLQEVRRGADRAEIYSLAFSSNAQWLAVSSDKGTVHVFSLKISAGSPGTTQSRSTSEPVVSSHSSLSFIKGVLPKYFSSEWSVAQFRLVEGSQYLVAFGHQKNTVVILGIDGSFYRCQFDPVNGGEMTQLEYHNFLKPEAAF from the exons ATGGCCACCCTCTCAGCTTATCCTAACACTAACACTAACACTAACACCAATTTCCTCTCCCCCACCGATCAATCTAATCTCGACCGGGAATCTATCCCTCCCATGCAAAATCACCCTTCTGCCGAACCGGACTCCGATGCTAACCCTAATTTTCACTCCCCACTTTTGGACCCGCCCGATTCGGTTCCTCCAGCCGTGGCTCCGTCGTCTCTTCTCCACCTCTCCTTCAACCAGGATCATGGCTGCTTTGCCGCCGGCACTGACCATGGCTTCCGAATCTACAATTGCGATCCATTCCGCGAGATCTTTCGCCGAGACTTCGATCGCGGTGGCGGTATCGGGGTTGTTGAGATGCTTTTTCGTTGTAATATTTTGGCTCTTGTTGGTGGTGGACCCGATCCGCAGTACCCGCCTAATAAGGTTATGATCTGGGACGATCACCAAAGCCGGTGCATCAGCGAGCTTTCGTTTCGTTCAGAAGTGAGATCGGTTCGGCTTCGGAGGGACCGAATCATAGTCGTTTTGGAACAGAAAATTTTCGTTTACAATTTTGTGGATTTGAAGCTCCTACACCAGATTGAGACCATCGCGAATCCAAAAGGACTCTGCGCGGTGTCTCAGGGAGCAGGATCATTGGTTTTGGTTTGCCCTGGATTGCAAAAGGGGCAGGTTAGGGTGGAGCATTACGCCTCGAAGAGGACTAAGTTCATCATGGCTCATGATTCGAGAATTGCGTGCTTTGCGCTCTCGCAGGATGGCCAGTTGCTTGCTACCGCTAGCACTAAAGGGACATTGGTTCGCATTTATAATACCATTGATGGTAGCTTGCTGCAAGAG GTAAGGAGGGGTGCAGATAGAGCTGAAATTTACAGTTTGGCATTCTCTTCAAATGCCCAATGGTTAGCAGTTTCAAGTGACAAAGGCACTGTCCATGTTTTCAGCCTTAAAATTAGTGCCGGATCTCCTGGCACTACCCAATCACGAAGTACATCGGAGCCTGTTGTATCTTCCCAttcatctctttcttttatcaAAG GTGTGTTACCAAAGTACTTCAGTTCAGAATGGTCAGTGGCTCAGTTCCGCCTGGTTGAAGGTTCTCAGTACCTTGTTGCTTTCGGTCACCAAAAGAATACAGTGGTAATTCTGGGCATTGATGGAAG CTTCTACCGATGCCAATTTGATCCGGTGAATGGTGGGGAAATGACTCAGCTGGAATATCACAACTTTCTGAAGCCAGAGGCAGCTTTCTGA
- the LOC105762664 gene encoding glutathione S-transferase F6, with the protein MAAIKVHGSPMSTATQRVLACLHEKGTDFQFVPINMAAGEHKSENYLSLNPFGQVPAFEDGDLKLFESRAITHYIAHEYSDKGTQLLIPGSNKDMAVLELWKEVEAHQFDSPSSKIAWEAFYKPFFGMVTDSAAVEENEGKIAKVLDVYEARLTQSKYLASDYFTLADLHHIPNIQCLLATPAKKLIDSRPHVCAWVKEITARPAWSKVLAMQKQ; encoded by the exons ATGGCAGCCATCAAAGTCCACGGAAGCCCTATGTCCACTGCTACACAGAGGGTTCTTGCATGCCTTCACGAGAAAGGTACTGATTTTCAGTTTGTTCCCATAAACATGGCTGCCGGTGAACATAAATCCGAAAACTACCTTTCCCTCAAT CCATTCGGTCAAGTTCCAGCTTTTGAAGACGGGGACTTAAAGCTCTTCG AGTCAAGAGCAATCACCCATTACATTGCTCATGAATACAGCGACAAAGGGACCCAACTCTTAATCCCTGGCTCTAACAAGGATATGGCTGTCTTAGAATTATGGAAGGAAGTGGAAGCCCACCAGTTCGATTCTCCATCTTCAAAAATAGCCTGGGAGGcgttttacaagccatttttcggCATGGTTACCGACTCCGCGGCTGTGGAGGAAAATGAAGGTAAGATTGCCAAAGTTCTTGACGTGTACGAGGCTCGATTGACACAGTCAAAATACTTGGCAAGTGACTACTTCACCTTGGCCGACCTGCATCACATTCCCAACATTCAATGCTTGTTGGCTACACCTGCCAAGAAGCTGATTGATTCTCGTCCGCATGTTTGTGCTTGGGTGAAGGAGATCACTGCTAGGCCTGCTTGGTCTAAGGTCCTCGCTATGCAAAAACAGTGA
- the LOC105762310 gene encoding protein SRC2, producing the protein MEQRPLELTVVSAEGLKKVKHLSKMDVYVVVKVSGGESTTEQKTPVHKDGGTSPKWNHPMVFSFNESLAQTNTTDLAITFRLMCCRTFRGDKEIGEARVPIKELLDGAGNGNSAKYTTYPVKKPSGKAKGKLNFVYRFGEKAANAVPAYPLVMTAMNPLYPPSHNAAVPAYPTVGYSYPPLGFQQLPVQEGYKPAPQPPAGYPPVGPGLYSTPPPAGYPQMGPGNGYPPVVQPERKNESGDGLTLGAAALVGGLLGGILLGDMVSDAAASFEAGCDPYANAADYI; encoded by the coding sequence ATGGAGCAGAGACCCTTGGAGTTAACTGTAGTTTCCGCAGAAGGTCTCAAAAAGGTGAAACATCTCTCCAAGATGGACGTATACGTCGTCGTTAAAGTCTCAGGAGGAGAGTCGACCACCGAGCAGAAAACGCCGGTGCACAAAGACGGTGGAACCAGTCCCAAGTGGAACCATCCCATGGTGTTTAGCTTCAACGAGTCACTTGCTCAAACAAATACTACTGATCTGGCCATCACTTTTAGGCTCATGTGTTGCCGCACTTTTCGTGGTGACAAAGAGATTGGTGAAGCTCGAGTTCCCATAAAGGAGCTACTCGACGGCGCCGGTAACGGTAACTCTGCTAAGTACACTACGTACCCGGTTAAGAAACCCTCGGGTAAGGCAAAAGGTAAGCTCAACTTTGTGTATAGGTTTGGGGAGAAAGCAGCTAATGCAGTCCCTGCGTATCCATTGGTTATGACGGCAATGAATCCACTGTACCCTCCGTCGCATAATGCAGCTGTGCCGGCTTATCCTACCGTTGGTTATAGTTATCCACCTCTAGGGTTTCAGCAGCTACCAGTTCAAGAAGGGTACAAACCAGCTCCACAACCACCCGCTGGGTATCCTCCTGTGGGGCCTGGATTGTATTCTACACCACCACCGGCAGGGTATCCACAAATGGGACCGGGAAATGGGTACCCGCCGGTTGTTCAGCCGGAGAGAAAGAATGAGAGTGGTGATGGGTTGACATTGGGAGCCGCAGCATTGGTGGGGGGATTGCTTGGTGGGATCTTGCTAGGGGATATGGTGTCTGATGCAGCCGCTAGTTTCGAAGCTGGTTGTGATCCATATGCCAACGCTGCTGATTACATTTAA